The Colias croceus chromosome 6, ilColCroc2.1 genome contains the following window.
TGTAGACACAGAGTGTAGAACATTCTTTCGATGTTCTTAGTTcgttagaaaaaaatatatgcaatgttctaatactgaacaacactgaataagAGTTTACTCTAAATTTAAGAGTATACTCGTATTCAGAgtctaaaagatcacgaaataatgctcttgctctagctctagctcgatgttcgtttgatgtaaatgcaccgtaagaaGATCCAACATATTTCATGACGATTATCCTCATTAAAAGAAACATTTCATATCGGTGTGATTGAGTTTATAacgattaaataatatattaagtttataagtttattaaaataaatctacatatttatttttttattatttattatcttattttatttaaaatattgtaaatgatCACTGTATATTTAATTCCGTATCTTCAAATCAATCGCTTTCACTTGCAACTTAACCCTGGACGGGTTCAGGTGCTACCAGGGGGTGGTTGGTCTCAGAGTGGTAGCCGTCGATACCCGCGCTCCATTTGGTGATGTACAGTTCACCGTCATCACCGATGTATGAGACCTCGCCCTCAGTGACGAGCACGTATCCTCCCCTCGCTGTGGGCACGAGGCGGCCTCGCTCGGAGACCACGGTTCCCTCAGCTGTCACGTAGCGCAGCGCGAACTGACCGTACTCGTCATGCACCTCCTCGTGCTCCAGGGCTGGAAGGCGTCTTCGAGCGATCACTTTTACCATCTCCGGATCGTTTTCGTAGTGTAATGGCGCGCAAAGAGCGACTGCCACGAGCGCTGATAGTGCGATGTACTGTAAAGAGAATTATAATTAGaagaatacaataattaaaataagattaaaagtgcatttcaaataaaatgtacttacCAATTTCATAGtgaaaattattgttgtattgCACACCGTGAGATACTTGTACAAATTGATGCAAATTCTTAAAtcgctttatttttatataattctaaATGAGTTAATTAGGAACTTGAACATCTAGGTGTTCATTAAATTTAGCATTCCTTTAGTTTGCAACACCGGCCAAACTTGACCTATATtgtacattattaaataattattattatttattcattagcaTGTCATTAGTCATTTGAACTCTTCAGGCAACGGAAATgccaaagaaaaaaaagaaaatattttcaattgcaGGAGCACATGACTCAatagaattttaattcaattactAGATATAAATGCTTTTAATAGGATAACACCTATCGATACTGAAACGTAGTGGTGATTTTACCTAGTAAATCGAGGCAATGTTTACTCaatatatatacagggtgtccggGAGGATAGGATTTCTGAAGGGACTTTTAGTTTTGCACACACTGAtcatgtaaaaaatacttaaacaacaaaattacataaaaaaaatttttgctaaatttttcctgaaaatccatgttttcttctctagcttcgcacACCGGCATATAACGCTTCGCTAATGTTAtaagcattttgtctatgaaaacataatcttaaactaTAGGTCACGTGCTGGTAGCAAAGCTGGGCGGGTTACTTacctagacacgcggcagcgtgtcaagccgagttcaagcgaagagaactggcgagcagcagccgtgtgtatatttacacgaaccatttcgagccacttttcacccccttataactcgaaaactatttaagttaaataaaccaaatttggtacatatcaagaggacctcaagataaacaagaaacttaaatttcataaataaagattaaacagttgcgtagatattaatatccaaaaatcgcaatttttaagactgactgacttatagatatataaaaaacctaacccacttccagattttgatgattagaccccataatttgatgaggctagttttacatacctactgtttatattttgtgaggttctaaaaactagcctcatcaaattatggggttcaattataggtcattagttgtttgctttgtgaaaataattatatttgtcgGCGCAACGACAATAAACGACTACCGTcaaactactaaataattataactagctaaagtttacttaaatctttttaaataagtggttaaattaacgaaataattaatgtttgttaaaaatgataaaaattcattgcaaAAATTAGAGTGGCAACACTCTCAAACTAATTCTTGTGAGTcatggtttaatttaaatacgagCGTCCGACGGCACAGAGCACATTCACGCGCCGGCCGTTGGAGCGTTCGGAGCTCTCTCTATAATTACGACGTGGAATAAAAGGGCAGTAAAAATACCCACAGGCGTTCTACTTCGAGTATGAGCGCCTGCCCTGATGATGGTGACGTCAGAATTGCTGACGTCACCTTTTAAAAATAGCCTTCGGGCCTTTTTCTTCCGTCATCAGAAGTGGGATAGAATTCAAGCTcactctttttaaattttaaacgtttacgTAGTTTTGTAACGGCATACTGGCGTTTGTGTTTTTCTCGTGCGTTGTGTAAAGTAAAAGTTTGTTACGTGGATTATTGTAACGGGAGTGTGGTTCATCGAAGGAATTGTGCGTGCTATCTGCGCCTCTCTTTGTGATAAGCATAAATCTACGAGAACCTCCGAgaaatctacgagaaccttCGAGAATCTGCCTATGTCACAAATGAGTAGGTGTTGGTCGCATGATACGCGAACGGACTGCTTCTGTCATGTGGAGTGTTTAGTGTTATGTAAGGTCAGTGTGGCCGAGGCAGTGTGTTTTTGAAATCCCGAGATGAACTACCGTAGTATTGTAATACGAGAAAAGGCGTACGAGGACGTACGATTGTCAATATGGCCgtgttagacgtaactttgGTTTagtattttgtggatgaatagttgtcattatttcaTGTCAGAACATGATTAGCTTCTTAGATTAAATAAAGTGAGTACAAAAAACtgatttcttaataaaacagttaaaatctacgagaaccttCGAGAACCTCCGAGAATCTACGAGAACCTTCGAGAACCTCCGAGAATCTACGAGACCCTCCGAGAAATCTATGAGAACCAACCTCCGAgaaatctacgagaaccttCGAGACTCTCCGAGAACCGACAAAAAACATGCCAAGATTATAACTTGACATTGTTACAGACTTTTACAACGAGGCTGGTGCAGAGCGCGCACCGCCTGTCAGTATGGCCGTGTCGGCGCAACGACAATAAACGACTACCGTcaaactactaaataattataactagctaaagtttacttaaatctttttaaataagtggttaaattaacgaaataattaatgtttgttaaaaatgataaaaattcattgcaaAAATTAGAGTGGCAACACTCTCAAACTAATTCTTGTGAGTcatggtttaatttaaatacgagCGTCCGACGGCACAGAGCACATTCACGCGCCGGCCGTTGGAGCGTTCGGAGCTCTCTCTATAATTACGACGTGGAATAAAAGGGCAGTAAAAATACCCACAGGCGTTCTACTTCGAGTATGAGCGCCTGCCCTGATGATGGTGACGTCAGAATTGCTGACGTCACCTTTTAAAAATAGCCTTCGGGCCTTTTTCTTCCGTCATATTATTCAAACTAAAAAAGtcatattttggaataaacattgttctctaagggaaaataaaacaattgagttttcagtcaacctaagaacttaatacatctttgtaaataaatttctggtgTCTGCAgtacttggcacacatttagatctcatttctttttctggaaaattaagtcaacgattgaactcggctccaatttttacatttatgtttttggtgggattatgggtgtacacatagagtttcaagaattcatctatttgaaaaaaaaaaaactggatcaggaattttgtatttttaacatattatgcaAAACTGTAActtcctttgagcttagtataccaacagtgggacaccctgtatatgctACTGGTAATCTATACATTCCAGATATTctatatacctaatacctagGCGATGTATAGAATGCCCGGCGTGTTCAAGagaaatattatgatgaatatTTTCCCTTACATTCTTTACCTAGGTAATTTATGCAActtgaaaaaaatgaaaaaatgaaaaatatttatttagaccCACATTATAAGAAGATTACATAAATGAGACACGACAATCGCCTAAACTAGGTACTAGACCTGTGCTATAGGCGATCGACGCTTTCCACTCCATAAGACACAGTGCCATTATAACGTGAGTAAAAGCgagtttgtgtgtgtgtgtgtgagtgagtGTGTGGGGGTGAGTGTGTGTGGGTGAGTGTGTGTATTTGAGTGTgagtgtgtttgtgtgtgtgtaagtGTAAGAGTGTGTACGAGGTTGCGtgcataatatagtaataGATAAGTTTCACATACCTAATACATTtgatttttaagaaatttaaattaatacaaattacatttttacacattaaattattacacattacattatattattacacaatttacattattacacaTTATTTGATGACATTCTATGTTTAAAGGTACTATATTTCGCGTATGTACGTAGTGTGCTCGAATTTGCGAGTTCTATTTGGCGTCCAATTTATCGTTGTCATATTGAACGGCtagaaaaaattcaaaaaatctttgtaaaaaagctaaattttttaTGTCATGCCAATCCAGCTGATTATCTCGAATCTTGTGCACTCCACAAATTAAATACCTTAGAACAGCGAAGGGATATTATTGATATGATGCTCtttttacccgactacggcaaagcaaaaggagggttatgattttgacaggctaatgtatgttcatctgttccctcgtaacgtctaaactacttatcagaatttgacaaatgacatatcattagaagcgtcttaattgtccgctggttataggctatatggggtttcacaaaatctaatgtggcgtcctctatcggacaaaaaatacaaagtaaaaaaataaagttaagataaatatcccgtgtttagtattatttgaaagcgctttccttgtacattttgaatatatatatatatatattactagcatttgctcgtgactttacctgtattcatgggctgattgcatatatgatataattcacatcttttcgtccatagcttctttattagttcatcagtttaacttttgttaatattatgcccccaaatacactttaacaccaaaatagtacaaataatataaagtgaaaaaactaaaacccaactacgacaataaccggcgctgaaaaagtataaaacaagatttcagaatactgaactgaacaaagttgctaatgtagtttCAAGTAAAaggacacagtagactctaccaagatgccttcgttgtaaattgacaataatgtcatacaatactattctgaagtatgcaatattccactatgtaaagataaattttcatgtttggaaaggcgtagtcacacgttacataatatacctatctaccgtagctcttcaacaacgtgtgactacgcctttccaaacatgaaaatttatctttacatagtggaatattgcatacttcagaatagtattgtatgacattattgtcaatttacaacgaaggcatcttggtagagtctactgtgtcctTTTACTTGaaactacattagcaactttgttcagttcagtattctgaaatcttgttttatactttttcagcgccggttattgtcgtagttgggttttttgGGTTTTTTgggttttttcactttatattatatgacattataaacaataagTTGGACTGCCCGAATATTCTCAGCAATATATCTATTCAGGCGCCATCGCTCCGCACTAGACACACACACTTATTCAGAGTACCGCTTGCATCAACCAGGCATCTGCAACACTCAGCTCTTTTCCGCTTGCcagatatatataataagaaattttCTAATGTGGACATATTTAAGACATCTCgctcaaattttaaaaaagcaatcactttttccaataattaataataataactataggtttcagtacttaatttttagttacttaaattatatacatacatactctCAGTCAATCAGTCAGTCACTCACTCACTCACTCACAACAGACTACACACCACAGAACAGATAAAGGAGGTTTTCAAACCTCCATTATATGTTCTGTGCTATACACCCATTACACACCATTACTACACCTACACTCATCACAAGAgtcttttgttaattattattttaacgtaTATCTTTTCCTCTTACTTTCTTACTCGATTTTCCTTGtcacaatatgtttttataataattctattaacggaattcctttttattggcgtattgttctattattatgtaattattgtatgaatAGCTGTAAGGAAtcagaaagaaagaaataaataaataaattattagttcATAATTTTAGCAATTCTTCGGTTTCTACGTATGATAAGGTAAGTAACATGcttgtggttttattttttagtttaaaatatgtcaTGTTGcggatatttaatattttatttactttattatagAGCAAAGGACCCATATAGGCGGGACAACGCTTAGCTGACACAGTATGAACAAGAGGTAAGTTAAAGATTCTATCATTACGTCTTTTTTCAGTATGATTTGTATCTCGAGCTGCCAGGTTATGAGTGCCTAGAACACAGTCCAATATATAAAGTTTCCTGACAGAGAGGAGGTTACAATCATTGTAAAGTGTTAAGGTAGGGTAGAGCATTGGCTTAGCCATCATTACTTTGAGAACTGCTCGTTGCGCTCTTTCAATCTTGAGCATGTGCGTTTTTGCCACTCCGCCCCATACTTGGATACAATAACTTAGAATCGATTGACCAATggcaaaatatactttttttaaaatgtctatATCAGCGATGTCGCGAAGCTTCCTGAATATTACCATTAGTTTGCGAGTGCGTGATGCCAGAGTTTGAATGTGATGCTTCCAGGTTAGTTGGTTATCTAAGTGAACACCTAAGTATTTGATGGTAAGAGCACTTTCTAATATCTTACACTCGCatgatttattttcttgtGCATAGTTGAATGTCTTACAAGTATGTGCTGTTATAGTGAGTTCTTTCGGCTGTGAACACTTGTACAAAGAGAAGGTtaagtattttgttttattcagaTTGATGGTTAAAATGTTTTGACTTAACCAAGACATAACTATTGCCAGTCCATCCTCTGCAGATTTTTTTGTGCTGTTCCAGTCATTACCACTAAATACGATGGCAGTATCATCATCAAATGAAACAACATGGCCGTTAGATAGGTTCAGATTGGAAAGTTCGTTTATGTATACGAGGAATAACGTCGGACCGAGCACACTACCCTGTGGTACTCCATAAGATACGGTATGCATTGAACTTACTTCACTTCCAATCTTTACCATCTGTTTACGGTCTGTTAGGTAACTTGAGAGTAATTGCAGTGGTAATCCTCGAACACCAGCTCGTTCAAGTTTCGTTAAGAGGATAGGTATTGAAACCGTGTCAAAGGCTTTAGCCAGGTCCAGGAATACAccaatgcaattttttttgctGTCGAGATTACTAATAATGTGATTCGTCAAATTCGTGAATGAAACTTTAGGATTGTATAGAGTAGGTACCTGTTGTTTCATAATgtaatgtgtaaaataaatagattgtGGTCTATATTTATCAACGTTAACCACCTATAAAATTGAGTCATGTTTCAATGCATTTGaacaaatttattgaaaactagcggtctaCCCCGGCtccgcccgtggtacatatttacgttttctctacataaaaactatcctcgtacctcaaggaatataataaaaaaagaattatcgacatcggtccacccgttcacgcgtgatgctgtgaccaaggaaaacgggtttcatttttatatatagactagcagtccaccccggcttcgcccgtggtacatatttacgttttctcttcataagaaccatcctcgtacttcaaggaatataataaaaaaagaattaacgaaattggttcagccgttctcaagttatgcgcttaccaacacattttgggattcatttttatattataagattatttcTTTGGCATTTCCGTTGCCTGAAGAGTTCAAATGTCTAAGACAtgctaatgaataaataataattaataatatatatacaatataggTCAAGTTTGGCCGATGTTGCAAACTAAAGGAATGCTAATTTTAATGAACACCTTTGTAGATGTTTTAGTTACTAATTAACTCATttagaattatataaaaataaagtgatTTATCAATTTGCATCAATTTGTACAAGTATCTCACAGTGTGCAATACACAATAATTTTCACTATGAAATTGGTAAGTACATTTGAtttgaaatgaatatttaatcttatttaaattgtatttttctaataataactCTCTTTACAGTACATCGCACTATCAGCGCTCGTGGCAGTCGCTCTTTGCGCGCCATTCGACTCCGAAAACGTAAAAGTGATCGCTCGAAGACGCCTTCCAGCCCTGGAGCACGAGGAGGTGCATGACGAGTACGGTCAGTTCGCGCTGCGCTACGTGACAGCTGAGGGAACCGTGGTCTCCGAGCGAGGCCGCCTCGTGCCCACAGCGAGGGGAGGATACGTGCTCGTCACTGAGGGCGAGGTCTCATATATCGGTGATGACGGTGAACTGTACATCACCAAATGGAGCGCGGGTATCGACGGCTACCACTCTGAGACCAACCACCCCCTGGTAGCACCTGAACCCGTCCAGGGTTAAGTTGCCAGTGAAAGCGCTTGATTTGACGATACGGAATTAAATATACAGtgatcatttataatattttgttgttttatttactttgcTTTATAAGTTTGTTGTATTATAGTGACTATAAAAGTTTTTGCAGTGAAAGATGAATGCAAACATATGTGATAAATTAAAgagtaaagaaaataataatatagagattattaaaaacaaggATACAGGACTAACATAAGTTTTAAACAATAAGTTCTATCATATTCggttaaaataatgtgttaaTATCAAGTGGCATTTAAGACATACACTCACACCATATCCACAGTATCACAATATAGGTATTtcctatatattattgtaatactggGCCATATCTATAAGCAAAGGATGCTTACAGAAACCaaatgtgttttatataataagtattaagtatataGGTCTTACATAGATAAACTTAAGTAAGTATTGATGAGAGAAGATAGTGATGAGAGAAAAGATAAagctaatatttaaaaattaatttaccttCCTATATGACGTGTAGTTGTTGACATAGG
Protein-coding sequences here:
- the LOC123692658 gene encoding uncharacterized protein LOC123692658, encoding MKLYIALSALVAVALCAPLHYENDPEMVKVIARRRLPALEHEEVHDEYGQFALRYVTAEGTVVSERGRLVPTARGGYVLVTEGEVSYIGDDGELYITKWSAGIDGYHSETNHPLVAPEPVQG
- the LOC123692659 gene encoding uncharacterized protein LOC123692659 codes for the protein MKLYIALSALVAVALCAPFDSENVKVIARRRLPALEHEEVHDEYGQFALRYVTAEGTVVSERGRLVPTARGGYVLVTEGEVSYIGDDGELYITKWSAGIDGYHSETNHPLVAPEPVQG